A genomic segment from Chitinophaga niabensis encodes:
- a CDS encoding tyrosine-type recombinase/integrase has product MKEEHLIPLAKEFLAYYTGVKRKSPRTVELYTVNLSQFFEYLALSYGGIDLKDIRSLHIQSWLVEGLKGRPESPDTISPGTIRHKISTLRSFFKYAVRQKVIGQSPMVKVVSPKLRKRLPVFVEQKGMQQLEQNSAEGEVIFGDDFKGATAQLIIALLYQTGIRQAELLGIKLYDVDVSNSQIKVLGKGNKERIIPLSNELVHHIQAYDARKRQELESAELEYLFVNEKGTRVTKGYVYRLVKAALSQVTTISKRSPHVLRHTFATHLVNNGAQLNAVKDLLGHSSLASTQVYTHNTIESLKKAYRQAHPKA; this is encoded by the coding sequence ATGAAGGAAGAGCATCTGATACCACTGGCAAAAGAGTTCCTGGCCTACTATACAGGCGTTAAGCGGAAATCACCGAGAACAGTGGAACTGTACACGGTGAACCTTTCCCAGTTCTTCGAATACCTGGCCCTTTCCTACGGCGGTATAGATCTGAAAGATATCCGTTCCCTTCACATCCAGTCCTGGTTAGTGGAAGGCCTTAAAGGCCGGCCGGAAAGCCCTGATACTATCTCTCCCGGTACTATCCGTCATAAAATCTCCACCTTAAGGTCGTTCTTCAAATACGCCGTTCGCCAGAAAGTGATCGGCCAGAGCCCTATGGTGAAAGTAGTGAGTCCAAAGCTGCGGAAACGCCTGCCCGTATTTGTGGAACAGAAGGGCATGCAGCAGCTGGAGCAGAATTCCGCAGAAGGAGAGGTGATCTTTGGGGACGACTTCAAAGGAGCCACTGCTCAACTCATTATTGCCTTATTGTACCAAACCGGGATCCGGCAGGCAGAGCTGCTGGGTATCAAACTGTACGACGTGGATGTAAGCAACAGCCAGATCAAAGTATTGGGAAAAGGCAATAAAGAACGCATCATCCCGCTCAGCAATGAACTGGTCCATCACATTCAGGCCTACGATGCCCGTAAACGGCAGGAACTGGAAAGTGCTGAGCTGGAATACCTGTTTGTGAACGAAAAGGGAACCAGGGTCACCAAAGGATATGTATACAGGCTGGTAAAAGCTGCGCTCAGCCAGGTAACTACCATTTCAAAAAGAAGCCCGCACGTATTGCGGCATACTTTTGCCACACATCTCGTGAACAACGGGGCACAACTCAATGCAGTAAAGGATCTGCTGGGGCATTCCAGTCTTGCTTCCACACAGGTATACACCCATAATACCATAGAAAGCCTGAAAAAAGCATATCGTCAGGCGCATCCCAAAGCCTAG
- a CDS encoding DUF1579 domain-containing protein produces MKRTLLILITCFIAFSVNAQDEAAQKNWMEYATPGSVQKMIAMSDGEWNTDITFWMAPGAPPSKQSGKCVNKMILGGRFQESKHTGSFGGQPFEGIGTMGYDNLKKVFQSSWVDNMSTGIMYMEGKWDDATRSVTFTGKCTNPASGKEMNIREVYRIVDDNTHQMEMFQMENGTEYKSMEMKMTRK; encoded by the coding sequence ATGAAACGCACATTGTTAATTCTCATCACCTGCTTTATTGCTTTTTCTGTGAATGCTCAGGATGAAGCTGCACAAAAGAACTGGATGGAATACGCTACCCCCGGTTCTGTTCAAAAAATGATCGCCATGTCTGACGGAGAGTGGAATACGGACATCACCTTCTGGATGGCTCCGGGCGCTCCTCCTTCCAAACAAAGCGGCAAATGCGTGAACAAAATGATCCTTGGCGGCCGTTTCCAGGAATCAAAACACACCGGTTCGTTTGGCGGGCAGCCTTTTGAAGGCATTGGCACTATGGGGTACGACAATCTGAAAAAGGTTTTCCAAAGCTCATGGGTGGATAACATGAGTACCGGTATTATGTACATGGAAGGCAAATGGGACGATGCCACCCGTTCTGTTACCTTTACAGGCAAATGCACCAATCCAGCCTCTGGCAAGGAAATGAACATTAGAGAGGTATACAGGATCGTAGATGATAACACCCATCAGATGGAGATGTTCCAGATGGAAAACGGCACGGAGTACAAGAGCATGGAAATGAAGATGACCCGCAAATAA
- the rplL gene encoding 50S ribosomal protein L7/L12 gives MADVKALAEQLVGLTVKEVQELADVLKSEYGIEPAAAAVVVAADGGGGAAAAEEKTAFNVILKSAGASKLNVVKIVKDLTGLGLKEAKELVDGAPKAIKEGVAKAEAEDLKAKLTEAGAEVEIQ, from the coding sequence ATGGCAGACGTAAAAGCATTAGCTGAACAATTAGTAGGTCTTACTGTTAAAGAAGTTCAAGAACTCGCAGACGTACTGAAAAGCGAATACGGTATCGAACCAGCTGCTGCTGCAGTTGTTGTAGCTGCTGATGGTGGTGGTGGAGCCGCTGCTGCTGAGGAAAAAACTGCCTTTAACGTAATCCTGAAATCTGCTGGCGCAAGCAAGCTGAACGTAGTGAAGATCGTTAAGGATCTGACCGGTCTTGGTCTGAAAGAAGCTAAGGAACTGGTAGACGGTGCTCCTAAAGCTATCAAAGAAGGCGTAGCCAAGGCTGAAGCAGAAGACCTGAAAGCGAAGCTGACTGAAGCTGGCGCTGAAGTTGAAATTCAGTAA
- a CDS encoding NAD(P)H-dependent flavin oxidoreductase, translating into MNHPLFRELGMKYPLIMAPMFLVSNEPMIKAAIRAGIAGTFPSLNYRKEGELPALLDRLNETRAQHQQGTYGVNLIVQKTNPLYKKHLDACVAAKVPFYITSLGNPKEVIEAAHSYGGKVICDVTNMEHAQKAVQYGADGLIAVCSGAGGHAGPYPMHVLIPALKKAFPHIPVIAAGGIATGQQMASAMVLGADMVSIGTRFIASLEATVSEEYKQAIVDHGMEDIVLTERLSGTPCNIINTPEAKKMGYKQTAWEKWLSRNPRTKKYYKMMVQLKGMKKLQKAVKPGNYAHLWSAGQSVEMVDDIIGVEEIVTRIVHEYDQSLLAFKS; encoded by the coding sequence ATGAACCATCCTCTTTTCCGGGAACTGGGTATGAAATATCCGCTGATCATGGCGCCCATGTTCCTTGTGAGTAATGAACCCATGATAAAAGCAGCCATCCGTGCCGGTATTGCAGGTACTTTCCCTTCCCTCAACTATCGTAAGGAAGGAGAATTGCCCGCTTTGCTGGATAGATTGAATGAAACCAGGGCACAACATCAGCAGGGCACTTATGGCGTAAACCTGATCGTACAGAAAACGAACCCGCTCTATAAAAAACACCTGGATGCCTGTGTGGCAGCCAAAGTTCCTTTTTACATCACTTCCCTGGGGAACCCGAAGGAGGTGATAGAAGCTGCTCACTCTTATGGCGGCAAAGTGATCTGTGATGTAACGAATATGGAACATGCACAGAAAGCTGTGCAGTATGGAGCAGATGGCCTTATTGCTGTATGTTCCGGTGCAGGAGGCCATGCCGGCCCCTACCCTATGCATGTGTTGATCCCGGCCCTTAAAAAAGCATTCCCGCACATTCCCGTAATTGCTGCCGGTGGTATTGCTACCGGCCAGCAAATGGCCAGTGCCATGGTATTGGGGGCAGATATGGTATCCATAGGTACCCGTTTCATTGCCAGCCTGGAAGCTACGGTGAGTGAAGAATACAAACAGGCCATTGTGGATCATGGAATGGAAGATATTGTACTCACGGAACGGCTTTCCGGCACGCCCTGCAACATCATCAATACGCCTGAAGCTAAGAAGATGGGGTATAAACAAACCGCCTGGGAGAAATGGCTTTCCCGCAATCCCCGCACTAAGAAGTATTATAAAATGATGGTGCAGCTAAAGGGGATGAAGAAACTGCAAAAGGCCGTGAAGCCCGGCAACTACGCGCATCTCTGGAGTGCAGGGCAGAGTGTTGAAATGGTGGATGATATCATTGGCGTGGAAGAGATCGTAACCCGCATCGTGCATGAATATGATCAAAGCCTGCTGGCCTTCAAATCTTAA
- the nusG gene encoding transcription termination/antitermination protein NusG, translating into MDDIQLEDTPLDETPQEQASAPEKPKVEAPQAPAHETKWYVLRVVSGKERKVKEYLDIEVRRSDWGNVISQIFLPVEKVYKVQAGKKVMREKNFYPGYIMIEAMEGRMTDEVIQAIRNVSGVIHFLGKEKPIALRKSEVNKMLGKVDEISDQGLTMSEPYIVGETIKIIDGPFNDFNGVIEEVLEDKKKLKVTVKIFGRATPVELNFMQVEKIS; encoded by the coding sequence ATGGATGATATCCAATTAGAAGATACCCCACTGGACGAAACGCCACAGGAACAAGCCTCCGCACCTGAAAAGCCGAAGGTTGAAGCACCGCAGGCTCCCGCTCACGAAACCAAATGGTACGTGCTGCGCGTAGTAAGCGGCAAGGAGCGGAAAGTAAAAGAATACCTCGATATCGAAGTGCGCCGTAGCGACTGGGGCAATGTGATCAGCCAGATCTTCCTGCCCGTGGAAAAGGTCTATAAAGTGCAGGCTGGTAAAAAAGTGATGCGCGAAAAGAACTTCTATCCCGGGTATATCATGATCGAAGCGATGGAAGGCAGGATGACTGATGAAGTGATCCAGGCTATCCGCAACGTTTCCGGCGTGATCCACTTCCTCGGAAAAGAAAAACCCATTGCACTCCGCAAATCAGAAGTAAACAAAATGCTGGGTAAAGTGGACGAGATCTCCGATCAGGGCCTCACCATGAGCGAACCATACATCGTGGGAGAAACCATCAAGATCATCGATGGACCATTCAACGATTTCAATGGCGTGATCGAAGAAGTACTGGAAGACAAGAAGAAACTGAAAGTAACGGTGAAGATCTTCGGCCGTGCTACTCCGGTGGAACTCAACTTCATGCAGGTAGAAAAGATCAGCTAA
- the rplJ gene encoding 50S ribosomal protein L10 produces MTKDQKTEAIELLKGKFSQYSNFYITNTESLSVEQVNHLRKVCFDKKVEMKVAKNTLIRKALESLDNEKYAGVYEALHGVTALMFSDSPKEPALIISTFRKENAKLEKPVLKAAFIADELYLGDNQLASLVKIKTKNELIGEVIGLLQSPAKRVIAALLEKGKKEGEAVAAAPEASAPSAPEAPAADAAPEAPAAE; encoded by the coding sequence ATGACGAAAGATCAAAAAACAGAGGCAATAGAGCTGCTGAAAGGTAAGTTCTCTCAATATAGCAACTTCTACATCACCAATACAGAGTCCCTGAGCGTTGAGCAGGTGAACCACCTGAGAAAGGTGTGCTTCGATAAGAAGGTAGAAATGAAGGTGGCTAAGAACACCCTCATCAGAAAAGCTTTGGAAAGCCTGGACAATGAGAAATATGCCGGTGTTTACGAAGCACTGCATGGCGTAACTGCCCTCATGTTCTCAGACAGCCCGAAAGAGCCGGCACTGATCATCTCCACTTTCCGTAAGGAAAACGCTAAACTGGAAAAACCAGTACTGAAAGCAGCTTTCATCGCTGACGAACTGTACCTGGGCGACAACCAGCTGGCTAGCCTGGTGAAGATCAAAACCAAGAACGAACTCATCGGCGAAGTTATCGGTCTGTTGCAGTCTCCTGCAAAACGCGTTATCGCTGCTTTGCTCGAGAAAGGAAAGAAAGAAGGAGAAGCAGTTGCTGCAGCTCCCGAAGCTTCCGCACCATCTGCTCCTGAAGCTCCCGCAGCTGATGCAGCACCAGAAGCACCTGCAGCTGAATAA
- the rplA gene encoding 50S ribosomal protein L1: MATKKRKVADVKVDKNKSYSLKEASTLVKDINCTKFDSSVDLHIRLGVDPKKADQAIRGSVTLPHGTGKTKKVLVLCTPDKEASAKEAGADFVGLDEFIQKIEAGWTDIDVIIATPSVMPKIGKLGKILGPRNLMPNPKTGTVTNDVAAAVNEVKGGKITFKVDKAGIIHASIGRISFAPDKIEQNSQELINAIIKLKPATAKGTYLRGLSMASTMSPGIVIDTKSVQN; the protein is encoded by the coding sequence ATGGCAACGAAGAAAAGAAAAGTGGCTGACGTGAAAGTGGACAAGAATAAGTCATACAGCCTGAAAGAGGCATCCACGCTCGTTAAAGACATTAATTGTACTAAATTCGACTCTTCCGTCGATTTACATATCCGCTTAGGCGTTGATCCTAAGAAAGCTGACCAGGCAATCCGTGGCTCTGTTACGCTTCCACACGGTACTGGTAAGACTAAGAAAGTATTGGTTCTTTGCACACCTGATAAAGAAGCTTCTGCTAAAGAAGCGGGTGCAGATTTCGTGGGTCTGGATGAATTTATCCAAAAGATCGAAGCTGGCTGGACGGATATCGATGTAATCATCGCTACTCCTTCCGTGATGCCTAAGATCGGTAAACTGGGTAAGATCCTCGGTCCACGTAACCTGATGCCGAACCCTAAGACAGGAACTGTTACCAATGATGTAGCAGCTGCTGTTAACGAGGTTAAAGGCGGTAAGATCACCTTTAAAGTAGATAAAGCTGGTATCATCCACGCTTCTATCGGCCGTATTTCATTTGCGCCTGATAAGATCGAGCAGAACAGCCAGGAGCTGATCAACGCGATCATCAAGCTGAAACCGGCTACTGCAAAAGGTACTTACCTGAGAGGCTTATCCATGGCGAGCACCATGAGCCCTGGTATTGTAATTGACACCAAATCTGTTCAAAACTAA
- a CDS encoding riboflavin synthase: MFTGIIETMGTVTSAVKEGANLELTISSALAPELKVDQSISHNGVCLTVTAIAADHYTTTAVAETLLKSNLGSLQQGQTVNLERAMIFNSRIDGHIVQGHVDSTGTCLSVEEQNGSWLYRIGFPPQFASLIVEKGSICMNGISLTVFDITNDAFSVAIIPYTYEHTNIQHLTPGASVNLEFDILGKYVARQLQINK, translated from the coding sequence ATGTTTACAGGCATTATTGAAACCATGGGTACGGTTACTTCGGCCGTAAAGGAAGGAGCAAACCTGGAATTAACCATCAGCTCGGCATTGGCACCTGAATTAAAGGTGGATCAAAGTATCTCTCACAACGGCGTTTGCCTCACTGTTACCGCTATTGCAGCGGACCATTATACAACTACCGCGGTGGCGGAGACTTTATTAAAAAGCAACCTGGGCAGCCTGCAGCAAGGCCAGACCGTGAACCTGGAAAGGGCCATGATCTTCAACAGCCGTATAGACGGGCATATTGTACAGGGCCATGTGGACAGTACAGGCACCTGCCTTTCCGTTGAAGAACAGAACGGCAGCTGGCTCTATCGCATTGGCTTCCCTCCGCAATTTGCATCCCTGATCGTGGAAAAGGGTTCTATCTGCATGAACGGCATCAGCCTCACGGTATTTGACATTACCAACGATGCTTTTTCTGTAGCCATCATCCCATATACTTACGAGCACACTAATATTCAGCATCTTACGCCCGGCGCCTCCGTGAACCTGGAATTTGACATCCTTGGTAAATACGTGGCCCGGCAATTACAAATCAACAAATGA
- the rpsU gene encoding 30S ribosomal protein S21, with protein sequence MLIIDSKDCENIDKALKKYKKKFEKAKILLQLRERQSFTKPSIRRRTEVLKAVYKLQVASGKFE encoded by the coding sequence ATGTTAATCATCGATTCTAAAGATTGCGAAAACATAGACAAAGCGCTTAAAAAGTATAAGAAGAAATTTGAGAAAGCGAAGATTTTGCTGCAACTCAGAGAGCGTCAGTCATTTACCAAGCCTTCTATCCGTCGCAGGACTGAAGTGCTGAAAGCTGTTTACAAACTGCAGGTAGCTTCCGGTAAGTTCGAGTAA
- the rplK gene encoding 50S ribosomal protein L11 encodes MAKEIATYVKLQVKGGQANPAPPIGPALGSKGVNIMEFCKQFNARTQDKMGKVLPVLLTVYTDKSFDFVIKTPPAPVQLLEAAKLQSGSKEPNRNKVGKVSWSQVEAIAQDKMPDLNCFTLESAMKMVAGTARSMGITVDGKAPWEN; translated from the coding sequence ATGGCAAAAGAGATCGCAACGTACGTGAAATTGCAGGTGAAAGGCGGCCAAGCCAACCCTGCACCTCCGATTGGTCCCGCTTTGGGTTCCAAAGGTGTGAACATCATGGAGTTCTGCAAACAGTTTAATGCCCGTACCCAGGATAAAATGGGTAAGGTATTGCCGGTTTTGCTGACAGTTTACACTGACAAATCATTCGACTTCGTAATTAAGACGCCTCCCGCACCTGTACAGCTGCTGGAAGCTGCCAAACTGCAAAGTGGTTCTAAAGAGCCTAACCGTAACAAGGTAGGTAAAGTATCCTGGTCACAGGTTGAGGCTATTGCTCAAGACAAGATGCCTGACCTGAATTGCTTCACCCTGGAAAGCGCTATGAAAATGGTTGCCGGTACAGCACGTAGCATGGGTATTACTGTAGACGGTAAAGCCCCCTGGGAAAACTAA
- the truB gene encoding tRNA pseudouridine(55) synthase TruB, whose translation MSESINYQEGAVLLFNKPLTWTSFDVVRKVRNTTKAKIGHAGTLDPLATGLLICCTGKMTKKINEYQAQEKEYTGTFTLGATTPTFDLESAPENQQPVPALDQAGLQAFADKFVGAIQQLPPIHSAIKQNGTPIYHLARKGVDVKVEPRNITIYAFEITEVALPVVHFRVQCSTGTYIRSLANDFGAAIGCGGYLSSLCRTKIGAFKLEDAMEVADFIEQYKQAHQNG comes from the coding sequence ATGTCCGAATCAATTAATTACCAGGAAGGCGCTGTGCTGTTGTTCAACAAACCATTAACCTGGACTTCCTTTGATGTAGTAAGGAAAGTTAGAAATACCACTAAAGCCAAGATAGGCCATGCCGGCACTTTAGATCCCCTCGCAACGGGTCTGCTGATCTGCTGCACCGGTAAAATGACCAAAAAGATCAACGAATACCAGGCACAGGAAAAAGAGTACACCGGTACTTTCACACTTGGTGCCACCACCCCTACTTTCGACCTGGAATCTGCACCGGAAAACCAGCAACCCGTTCCCGCATTGGACCAGGCAGGTTTACAGGCTTTTGCAGATAAATTTGTGGGCGCTATTCAACAGCTTCCTCCCATTCATTCCGCCATCAAACAAAATGGTACACCTATTTACCACCTGGCCCGCAAAGGAGTAGATGTAAAGGTAGAACCCCGGAATATTACGATCTATGCTTTTGAAATAACGGAAGTGGCTTTGCCTGTTGTGCATTTCAGGGTACAGTGCAGTACGGGTACTTATATCCGTTCACTGGCCAATGATTTTGGTGCAGCTATCGGCTGCGGAGGTTACCTGAGCAGTTTATGCCGTACAAAGATCGGTGCCTTTAAACTGGAAGATGCAATGGAAGTGGCTGATTTTATTGAGCAGTATAAACAGGCACATCAGAACGGATAA
- the secE gene encoding preprotein translocase subunit SecE translates to MNKITNYFRESYHELVHKVSWPTWRELQSSTMIVLIATIIITLMVWGMDSASHLVLSQYYKLFQ, encoded by the coding sequence ATGAACAAAATCACCAACTACTTCAGAGAATCATACCACGAACTGGTTCATAAAGTATCCTGGCCAACCTGGCGGGAACTGCAATCCTCTACCATGATCGTTCTGATCGCCACTATAATCATCACCCTGATGGTTTGGGGAATGGATTCAGCATCTCACCTCGTTTTATCGCAATACTATAAACTGTTTCAATAA
- a CDS encoding HPF/RaiA family ribosome-associated protein, producing the protein MNVQIQTVRFDADAKLIDHVNKRIQKLTTFYDRIVNVEVFLKLDQLAHQVKDKIAEIKVHVPRHDFFVKHESKSFEESVDLAFDSLVNQIKRQKEKNLH; encoded by the coding sequence ATGAATGTTCAAATTCAAACTGTGCGTTTCGATGCTGACGCAAAACTTATTGATCATGTGAACAAACGTATTCAAAAACTCACCACCTTTTATGACCGTATCGTAAACGTTGAAGTGTTCCTCAAACTTGATCAGTTAGCCCACCAGGTAAAAGATAAGATAGCCGAGATTAAAGTACATGTACCCCGCCACGATTTCTTCGTGAAACACGAGTCTAAATCTTTCGAAGAGTCCGTCGATCTTGCTTTCGATTCGCTTGTAAATCAGATCAAGCGCCAGAAGGAGAAGAATTTACATTAA
- the tuf gene encoding elongation factor Tu, with product MAKETFKRDKPHVNIGTIGHVDHGKTTLTAAITTILANKGLAEKKGYDEIDAAPEEKERGITINTAHVEYQTVNRHYAHVDCPGHADYVKNMITGAAQMDGAILVVAATDGPMPQTKEHILLARQVGVPRIVVFMNKVDLVDDPELLELVEIEIRDLLSSYGFDGDNVPIIQGSATGALAGDANWVSKIDELMEAVDTYIPLPPRPVDQPFLMSVEDVFSITGRGTVATGRIERGRIKVGENVEIVGLIPESLKSTCTGVEMFKKLLDEGEAGDNAGLLLRGIEKTQIRRGMVICQPGSITPHTDFKCEVYVLSKEEGGRHTPFFQKYRPQFYFRTTDVTGEVELPAGVEMVMPGDNIGLVVKLIQPIAMEKGLKFAIREGGRTVGAGQVTEILK from the coding sequence ATGGCAAAAGAAACCTTTAAGCGGGATAAACCCCACGTTAACATTGGTACCATCGGTCACGTGGACCACGGTAAAACTACCTTGACTGCTGCCATTACTACAATTCTGGCAAACAAGGGTCTGGCTGAGAAGAAAGGATATGATGAGATCGACGCAGCGCCTGAAGAAAAAGAAAGAGGTATTACCATCAATACAGCACACGTTGAGTATCAGACTGTAAACCGTCACTACGCACACGTTGACTGTCCAGGCCACGCCGACTATGTGAAGAACATGATCACCGGTGCAGCTCAGATGGATGGTGCAATCCTCGTGGTAGCCGCTACAGATGGTCCAATGCCACAAACGAAAGAACACATCCTCCTCGCTCGTCAGGTAGGTGTTCCACGTATCGTAGTATTCATGAACAAAGTTGACCTGGTTGATGATCCGGAATTGCTGGAACTGGTTGAGATCGAGATCCGCGACCTGTTGTCTTCATACGGTTTTGATGGCGATAATGTGCCCATCATCCAAGGTTCTGCAACCGGCGCCCTCGCTGGCGATGCTAACTGGGTATCTAAGATCGACGAACTGATGGAAGCTGTAGATACTTACATTCCGCTGCCTCCACGTCCGGTTGATCAACCGTTCCTGATGTCAGTAGAAGACGTATTCTCTATCACTGGTCGTGGTACCGTTGCTACTGGTCGTATCGAACGCGGTCGTATCAAAGTTGGTGAGAACGTTGAGATCGTAGGTCTGATCCCTGAGTCTCTGAAATCTACCTGCACTGGTGTTGAGATGTTCAAAAAACTGCTGGATGAAGGTGAAGCTGGTGACAACGCCGGTCTGCTGCTCCGCGGTATTGAGAAAACTCAGATCCGTCGTGGTATGGTTATCTGCCAGCCAGGTTCTATCACTCCGCACACTGACTTCAAATGCGAAGTTTACGTACTGAGCAAAGAAGAAGGTGGCCGTCACACTCCATTCTTCCAAAAATACCGTCCTCAGTTCTACTTCCGTACAACTGACGTAACTGGTGAGGTTGAATTACCAGCAGGTGTTGAAATGGTTATGCCCGGTGATAACATCGGTCTGGTTGTTAAACTGATCCAGCCTATCGCTATGGAAAAAGGTCTGAAATTCGCTATCCGCGAAGGTGGACGTACCGTAGGTGCTGGTCAGGTTACAGAAATCCTGAAATAA
- a CDS encoding lactonase family protein — protein MRFFSLLIILLPFSLMAQSRLLIGTYTKSMHVYSFNAETGALTAQDSTQELNNPSFLTVAPGGQAVYAVGEAGGGKVYALGLNGNQLLLKNTQSSGGNGPCHITIDKAGRNVIVANYGSGSVSVLPVLADGSLGAPLQTIQHTGSSVVESRQKGPHAHSANFSPDEKQVFVADLGIDKIMVYDYHPDNKQTPLTPAAIPFVATKPGMGPRHFTFHPNGKYAYVVGELNGDVTAYHYKGGTLIPFQSLSSAPGASVKFGLADVHISPDGKFLYLSDRDKQNYLAIFTINKNTGKLSFSGHQSTLGENPRNFLIDPSGKFVLAANQSTNNVVVFKRDLVSGKLTPTGYEISVQKPVCLQLVK, from the coding sequence ATGCGCTTTTTCAGCCTCCTTATTATACTATTACCATTTTCGCTCATGGCACAATCCCGTCTGCTCATCGGCACCTACACCAAAAGCATGCATGTTTACAGCTTTAATGCGGAAACAGGGGCCCTTACAGCACAGGATTCAACACAGGAGCTGAATAATCCTTCCTTCCTGACCGTAGCCCCCGGCGGCCAGGCTGTTTATGCAGTCGGCGAAGCTGGCGGCGGCAAGGTATATGCACTAGGGCTTAATGGCAACCAGTTACTGTTGAAGAACACCCAATCCTCCGGCGGCAACGGTCCCTGCCATATCACGATAGATAAAGCCGGACGGAATGTAATTGTGGCCAATTACGGCAGTGGCAGTGTATCCGTATTGCCTGTTCTGGCCGATGGCAGCCTTGGCGCTCCCCTGCAAACTATCCAGCACACGGGGTCCAGTGTGGTGGAATCCCGGCAGAAAGGTCCTCATGCCCACTCTGCCAATTTCTCGCCGGATGAAAAGCAGGTATTTGTTGCGGACCTGGGCATTGATAAGATCATGGTCTACGATTACCATCCTGATAATAAACAAACACCCCTCACCCCTGCTGCCATACCTTTTGTTGCTACCAAACCGGGTATGGGTCCAAGGCACTTCACTTTTCATCCTAATGGTAAATATGCTTATGTGGTGGGAGAGCTTAATGGCGATGTAACGGCTTACCATTATAAGGGTGGGACACTGATACCTTTCCAATCACTTTCTTCAGCTCCCGGCGCCTCAGTTAAGTTCGGCCTGGCGGATGTACATATCTCCCCGGACGGGAAATTCCTTTACCTGAGCGACAGGGACAAACAAAACTACCTGGCCATCTTCACGATCAACAAGAATACGGGCAAGCTGAGCTTTTCAGGTCATCAATCCACACTGGGCGAGAATCCCCGGAACTTCCTGATCGATCCTTCCGGCAAGTTTGTACTCGCAGCTAACCAGAGTACCAATAATGTGGTGGTGTTTAAAAGAGACCTGGTTTCAGGGAAACTGACCCCCACCGGTTATGAGATCAGTGTGCAGAAACCCGTTTGCCTCCAATTGGTAAAATAG